In one Chitinophaga sancti genomic region, the following are encoded:
- a CDS encoding SRPBCC family protein has product MKRDLSFRWYFPHSPAAVWACLTEQEAIAEWLMKNDFKPVVGHKFNFHTKPIPKMDFDGIVYGEVLEVRPQQRLVYSWKGGPGPGVITLDTVLTWTLVAKEGGTELRLEHSGFKGFKNYLSSLFMGAGWNGRIRKRLESLLNEKAHVTT; this is encoded by the coding sequence ATGAAGAGAGACTTATCGTTCAGATGGTATTTTCCACATTCGCCTGCTGCTGTATGGGCATGCCTGACGGAGCAGGAAGCAATCGCCGAATGGCTAATGAAGAATGATTTTAAGCCGGTAGTGGGCCATAAATTCAATTTCCATACGAAACCGATACCAAAGATGGATTTTGACGGGATTGTATATGGTGAGGTGCTGGAGGTAAGGCCGCAGCAGCGCCTGGTCTATTCCTGGAAAGGAGGCCCTGGGCCGGGGGTGATCACCCTGGATACGGTGCTGACATGGACCCTGGTGGCGAAGGAGGGAGGAACGGAATTGCGCCTGGAGCACAGCGGGTTTAAGGGATTTAAGAATTACCTATCCAGCCTCTTTATGGGTGCGGGGTGGAATGGAAGGATACGTAAGAGATTGGAGTCACTACTAAATGAAAAAGCACATGTTACAACCTGA
- a CDS encoding ArsR/SmtB family transcription factor, producing MLQPDPFQAIADPGRREILYLLSKEKLSMNALAENFDISRPAVSKHVKILYEAGLIMITEVGRERYCELNQDGFKEIRAWMEYYEAFWNTKMQHFGKVLNKRAKQ from the coding sequence ATGTTACAACCTGATCCATTTCAGGCAATTGCCGATCCGGGCAGAAGGGAGATTCTGTATTTATTATCAAAAGAGAAATTATCTATGAATGCATTGGCGGAGAATTTTGATATTAGCAGGCCTGCTGTGAGCAAGCATGTGAAGATCTTGTATGAGGCGGGCCTGATAATGATAACGGAGGTGGGGAGAGAGCGGTATTGTGAGTTGAACCAGGATGGGTTTAAGGAGATAAGGGCCTGGATGGAGTATTATGAGGCGTTTTGGAATACGAAGATGCAGCATTTTGGGAAGGTATTGAATAAGAGGGCGAAACAATAG
- a CDS encoding LytR/AlgR family response regulator transcription factor, which translates to MNILIIEDEPRAAKELKNMVQQIDDTIQVLGILESVEQAKEWFSNNAHPDLILSDIQLADGLSFEIYSQVKVTSAVIFCTAFDEYLMTAFETNAVSYLLKPVTIEKLEKALEKYESMKAAFANELLPNNLQSLLQVVRPVHKTALLVNEKEKIIPVQVKDIACIYLDNTILQITTLQNKKYYITATMEETERLLDPAVFFRANRQYLINKAAIGNAERYFARKLVIRLTVPTEEQIVVSKAKAGEFLQWLEC; encoded by the coding sequence ATGAATATCCTGATTATAGAAGATGAGCCGAGAGCGGCGAAAGAGCTGAAAAATATGGTTCAGCAGATAGATGATACAATCCAGGTACTGGGGATACTAGAATCTGTAGAACAGGCGAAGGAATGGTTTTCGAACAATGCCCATCCGGACCTGATCCTTTCTGATATACAGTTGGCAGATGGATTGAGCTTTGAGATTTATAGCCAGGTAAAGGTGACCAGTGCGGTCATCTTCTGTACTGCATTTGACGAGTACCTGATGACTGCATTTGAGACAAATGCAGTCAGTTATTTGCTTAAGCCGGTTACGATCGAAAAACTAGAAAAGGCGCTGGAGAAGTATGAGAGTATGAAGGCTGCTTTCGCCAATGAGCTTTTACCAAATAATTTACAATCTTTGCTGCAGGTGGTCAGACCCGTGCATAAAACAGCCCTGCTGGTAAATGAAAAGGAAAAGATTATTCCTGTACAGGTAAAAGATATTGCCTGTATTTACCTGGATAATACCATCCTGCAAATTACTACCCTGCAAAACAAGAAGTATTATATTACTGCGACCATGGAGGAGACAGAACGCCTGCTGGATCCGGCGGTATTTTTCAGGGCAAACAGGCAGTACCTGATTAATAAAGCCGCTATTGGAAATGCAGAACGCTATTTTGCGAGGAAACTGGTGATCAGGCTGACTGTGCCTACGGAAGAGCAGATTGTGGTGAGCAAGGCAAAGGCAGGAGAATTTTTGCAATGGCTGGAGTGTTAA
- a CDS encoding TolC family protein, with translation MKKLFTGILYCISALPVSAQLRFSSVQDLWKYADGHNIQLTASIASDKEAALSLKAAKGALLPTISANGNYTDNIRIQSTLIPAHLFDQTVPDGTFYEATFGKRYNYNTAANVQLNLINTQNWFAIKTAKLDKEIAALNIQKTRRDLYEQLANNYYSYLLADEAEKLFQSNAATMDTVFASVQRKYNDGFVSEVTINNAAINKEKATKSLVTATQNKLLQLNNLQQLLNTGDRIEISEQPVTPYIPQPFAPDPDVSLAFGEFLKSKVQWQSSKAAYAPTLSAVYQYSRTITTDHFMQFSNSNDLPSQYWGLRLSVPIFSGNNRHYTVQKTKIDMDLKQQQYQAAGLQSQLTNQNILLSYNTAFKNMEKAKEILAMYKSNDSHATQLLEEGSISIDDRLRYYSDMITNQQEYLQSMSDYFIQSYRLQIRTINIY, from the coding sequence ATGAAAAAACTCTTCACCGGTATCCTCTACTGCATCAGCGCGCTACCGGTGTCTGCACAGCTCCGCTTCTCCTCCGTTCAGGACCTCTGGAAATACGCCGATGGCCATAACATACAGCTCACGGCATCCATTGCCAGTGACAAGGAAGCTGCCTTAAGCCTCAAAGCGGCCAAAGGTGCCCTCTTGCCAACGATCAGTGCCAACGGTAACTATACAGACAATATCAGGATCCAATCTACCTTAATACCAGCCCACCTGTTCGATCAGACAGTTCCCGACGGCACCTTTTACGAAGCCACATTTGGCAAACGTTACAATTATAACACCGCCGCGAATGTACAACTGAACCTGATCAACACACAAAACTGGTTTGCCATCAAAACAGCAAAACTGGACAAAGAAATAGCCGCCCTTAACATACAGAAAACCAGGCGGGATCTGTATGAACAGCTCGCAAACAATTATTATTCCTACCTGCTGGCAGATGAGGCTGAAAAATTGTTTCAGTCCAATGCAGCAACTATGGATACGGTATTTGCATCTGTACAACGAAAATATAATGATGGCTTTGTGAGTGAAGTGACAATAAACAATGCAGCGATCAACAAAGAAAAAGCAACTAAAAGTCTGGTGACAGCCACGCAGAACAAACTGCTCCAGCTGAATAACCTTCAGCAATTATTAAATACAGGAGATCGCATTGAAATCAGCGAACAGCCCGTCACACCTTACATTCCGCAGCCTTTTGCGCCTGATCCGGATGTATCTCTCGCCTTCGGGGAATTCCTGAAATCAAAAGTTCAATGGCAATCTTCAAAAGCAGCCTATGCACCTACGCTGTCGGCAGTATATCAATACAGCAGGACGATTACGACAGATCATTTTATGCAGTTCAGCAATAGTAATGATCTGCCGAGTCAATACTGGGGGCTGCGCTTATCAGTACCGATCTTCTCCGGAAACAACCGTCATTACACGGTGCAGAAAACGAAGATAGACATGGATCTAAAACAACAGCAATACCAGGCTGCAGGACTTCAGTCACAGCTGACTAATCAAAACATCCTGCTCTCATACAATACTGCTTTTAAGAATATGGAAAAAGCAAAAGAAATTCTCGCTATGTACAAAAGCAATGATTCACATGCCACACAGTTACTCGAAGAAGGTTCCATCTCCATTGATGACCGGCTTAGGTACTATTCGGATATGATCACTAACCAGCAGGAATACCTGCAAAGTATGAGCGACTATTTTATTCAATCCTATCGCCTGCAGATCAGGACTATAAATATTTACTAA
- a CDS encoding DUF2147 domain-containing protein, translating into MKTLALLVLLITTSFTPDTILGKWTNPDKNKELTLVKNGNIYTGTAEGKDILQNLVYNNGTYTGKVYLPKRNKTFPCTIILKGNDTMEIKVQAGFVSQTKVWTRVK; encoded by the coding sequence ATGAAAACACTGGCTTTACTAGTCTTACTCATCACCACCTCATTTACACCAGACACCATTCTCGGTAAATGGACTAATCCAGACAAGAACAAAGAACTGACTTTAGTAAAAAACGGGAACATCTACACCGGCACTGCTGAAGGAAAAGACATTCTTCAAAACCTCGTCTATAACAATGGCACCTACACTGGTAAAGTATACCTGCCCAAACGGAATAAGACCTTCCCTTGCACCATCATCCTAAAAGGAAACGATACAATGGAAATCAAGGTCCAGGCGGGTTTTGTAAGTCAAACGAAAGTTTGGACACGTGTTAAATAA
- a CDS encoding sensor histidine kinase — protein MESFSWWAVLHFFLHSFLFGLLCWFLHQWFIGETLRRKKDDKIILALSFVVLVALMIYPYNYLMSVLYDVSEGVSETPLTRKQYMLFLRGVVTSGLFYFIQHHKMVVFQKQESQLEIERLKQAQLEVSLNSLKEQLSPHFLFNTLNTLSTLTSEKHVKDFVNELSNIYRHVLQHKQKDTVTLTQELNFIHSYVYILKSRFEDAIHIDIDISEADQALRIPALTLQLLIENAVKHNMATSYKPLYIKIYREGDFLVVNNNLQAKNSVSYSTGTGLHNIRFRYQLLFNKEIVIEKTVERFTVKLPLVA, from the coding sequence ATGGAGTCATTTTCCTGGTGGGCGGTGCTACATTTCTTCCTGCATTCCTTTTTATTTGGCCTGCTCTGCTGGTTTCTACATCAATGGTTTATCGGGGAGACGCTCCGCCGGAAAAAGGATGACAAGATCATACTGGCGCTATCCTTTGTGGTACTGGTGGCTTTGATGATTTACCCCTATAATTACCTGATGTCAGTATTATACGATGTTTCTGAAGGCGTGTCAGAGACACCATTGACCCGGAAGCAGTATATGCTTTTTTTGAGGGGTGTTGTGACCAGTGGCTTATTCTATTTTATACAGCATCATAAGATGGTGGTATTTCAGAAACAGGAGAGCCAGTTAGAGATCGAGAGGTTAAAACAGGCGCAGCTGGAGGTAAGTCTGAATTCTCTGAAGGAGCAGTTGAGCCCCCATTTCCTTTTTAATACACTTAATACGCTCTCTACCCTTACCTCAGAAAAGCATGTGAAGGACTTTGTGAATGAACTGTCCAATATTTACAGGCATGTATTACAGCATAAACAGAAGGATACGGTGACCCTGACACAGGAGCTGAATTTCATTCATTCTTATGTATACATTCTGAAGAGCAGGTTTGAGGATGCCATTCATATAGATATTGATATTTCGGAAGCTGACCAGGCATTACGTATTCCGGCACTGACATTGCAACTGCTAATAGAAAATGCAGTGAAACATAATATGGCCACCAGTTATAAACCGCTTTATATTAAGATATACAGGGAGGGTGATTTCCTGGTAGTGAATAATAACCTGCAGGCGAAGAACAGTGTCAGCTATTCTACCGGCACAGGATTACATAACATCCGTTTTCGGTACCAGTTGCTATTTAATAAGGAGATTGTGATAGAAAAGACGGTAGAGCGATTTACTGTTAAATTGCCTTTGGTGGCATGA